The genomic segment CACTCAAAGGAGGTTTTATTATGGTAGCAGGACATCTGCGAGAGAAAAACGGGTACTATCATATCGTGCTCAACTATGTGGATGAATACGGTAAACGGCACACGCCGTCAAAATCCACGGGGCTCCCTGTCAAGGGAAATAAGAAGCGTGCCGAAAAAATGCTTATAGAAGCCCGTTCAGCCAAAGAAGCAGAGTTGGAGGCAAGAGCGTTAGAACGCAGTACAGGCAAGGTTTCCACCGATTCCATTCTCTTTACAACATTTCTGCTCGACTGGTTGGAAATGATAAAAAAGAATGTGGAGGAAACGACCTACGGTGCGTATTCTATGGGAATCAAGAGCAAAATTATCCCATACTTTGAGGAACACCACCCCGGTCTGCTCTTACGGGAGATAAAGCCAAAGCACATTCAGGACTATTACACCTATGAACTGACGGTGCGGGGCGTTTCCGCAAACACGGTCATACACCGCCACGCAAATATCCGAAAGGCGTTGCAGCACGCTTTCAAACTCGGTTTGATTGACACGAATCCGGCTGATCGCATTGAACGGCCGAAAAAAGAAAAGTTTGTCGGCAGCGCGTATGAGGAAGATGAGCTAAACCGTCTTTTTGAGGTGGTAAAGGGCGACCCCATAGAGCTTGGCGTGATTCTCGGCGCGTTTTACGGACTGCGCCGCAGCGAGGCCGTAGGCTTGAAATGGGATGCGATTGACTTCAAGAAGAAAACGATCACCATACGGCACACAGTAACGCAGGCGACTATCGACGGCAAGAGCAAAATTATCCAAAAGGATCGTACAAAGACAAAGGCCAGCTATCGCAGCCTGCCACTTGTACCGCCATTTGAGGAACTGTTGTACCGCCTGAAAGCGGAGCAGGAGCTAAACCGAAAGCTGTGCGGCAGGTCGTATTGTCGGCAATACACCGATTATATCTATGTCAACGAGATCGGAGAGCTTGTAAAACCCGGCTATATCACCCAGCATTTCCCGCTGGTGCTTGAAAAGAATGGTATGCGGAAAATTCGCTTTCACGATCTCCGGCATAGCTGCGCAAGTCTGTTGTATGCAAACGGTGTCAGCCTGAAAGAGATTCAAGAATGGTTAGGACACAGCGACATTTCGACCACATCAAACATTTATACGCACCTGAATTTCAGTTCAAAGGTTGCGTCTGCCAATGCGATTTTGGGTGTATATCCCTCCAAATAACGCTCATGTCCCTCCAATGTCCCTCCTAAAAATGAGCCATAAAACAGTGCATTTGCTGTTGCTGGAGGGGCGTTACATAACGGAGCAGAGCATAAAGAAAAGCCCGCAAACCCTGATAAATCAAGGGTTTACGAGCTGTTAAGGTCTGGTGCCGGTGGTGGGACTCGAACCCACACACCCTTGCGGATAACAGATTTTGAGTCTGTCTCGTCTGCCAATTCCGACACACCGGCATTTATATTTTTAAGTCGTCTCCCGATGTCCTGTCCGAGAAATCGGAGGGACATCGTGGAGGGACATTAAAAGCAAGTTACATATTCAGTTTTCAAAAAGCCTTGTAAAATCAAGGGTTTACGGAACGGTAGTATGAAACGGCGAAGTAGATTTTGAGTCCACTACGTCTACCAATTCCATCACACCGGCATGGTATGAAATCAGAACATAATTATTATACCATTTTTAATTGCCGTTGTCAATAGGTCGTGCAGAAAAAAGCTGCACCAATTGGTGCAGCTGCATAGTTCCTTAAGGCAACACCGCACAAAGCCCGCCTGTCGGCTATGCGCAGCATCTGCTGACGAATTTTCCGTCATATCACACAGAAACTCCTTGCAATACGCCAGTATTCCTGCGTCGTTTCTATGCAATCTGACGAAAAATCTGTTGGCACATCTACCACACATTCTTTGTGCGGTGTTGCCTTAAGACTTTTTGGGTTGGTTCATAGCCTGGAATGCGGCCTCCATTGCCTTTTCTGCTTCCAGTGCAGCAGCGTCTGCCGCAGCATCCGTCGGGGCTGCTTCCTGCTTAGGTGTGTCTGATGCAGGTGCTTCTTCCGGGACGGGTGCACCATTCTGCACGGACTTTTCCTCCGGTGTTGGTGCAGGTGCTACAGGCTGTGGCGTGGACGTTACAGGTGCTGGAGCAGCATCTGCTGCCTGAAGGGGCGGAGGTGCCTGTCTGGCATCAGGCTGCTTTTGGGGCTCTTCCTGCTCGTCATCATCGTTGAATTCATCATCCTCATCCAGGAAGCCAACCCGGTTCAACTGCTTGACGGGAATCCGCTTCAGAGGAGAATAAACGAATTTAGCACAGGAGAAATCAGCGTCTACTAACCCTCGCTTGTCACACAGAACCTTGTTGCCATCCTTGGCACGCTTGCCAAAATCGCAGTATTCACAGTGGGGTGGAATGTCTTTGTCGAAATATTTGCCGCCTCTTTGAAAAATATCAAACAGACCCATTTTAATCACCTCATACAAAAACTGATTCGTTCGTTTAGGCGACACCGCACAAAGCCTTGGATGCGCCTTGTGCGGTGTTGTCTGAATCTACATTTTATTATAGCATGCTTTCGCGGAATTGTCCAGCTTTTTTTGCGAAAGAATCATAAACGTCATCAGAACCAGCAGAATCGGCAGCAAAGGTGTGGCGCTTTGTGTCATGCGCATGGTTCCGGCAAAGGCGGAAACTGCCACATTCCGCATCCAGAAGGGCGCTGCCAATTTGCACAGTCCGGCAGAAAGCAACGCTGCCAGCAGACGCATGGCAAGAAATTCTGCTTTGTGCATCCAGTTTCCTCCGGATGCCAGCAGCTGCATGAACACGCAGATCCCTCCAAAGCTCAGCAGACCGCATACTACCGGCAGCAGGCTCAGCTGCATGACAGGCATCCGGGTGATACAGGAGATCTCCAGGAGGCTCAGGATCCCGGCTTTTACGTCAGTGGACAGCACATCCGGCAGCAGACCGGGCAGGGGAGCCAGCAGCAGCCGGAACAGCAGGATCATGCCGCACATGCTGCACAGACCGGATGCAGCAGCACGGGTGGCACTGACGACAGCCAGACTGAACGGCAGCACCGGCATTGTCGGGACAGCCGCTGCGTCCGGTTTTTCCGGGCGAAACAGGATTGCCAGGATCAGGTTTGCCAGCATGCCGCTCAGAAACAGCAGACTGCCTGCCGGCGTGTTGGGATACAGAGCCGTTCCCACCAGGGATAGCACAAAGGCAGGGCCGCTGCCAAAGCAGACCCCGGCAAGCCGGGCGGCACGGCGAGGCGGAATTTCTCCCTGCCCCACCAGATCCGTCAGCATCTGCACTCCCACCGGATACCCCGCCAGCTGACTGCACAAAAACACGGCAAATTCCCCTTCGGTCATGTGCAGCACATGCCGCGCAATGGGACGAAACAGCCGTCCCAGCTTCCGGTGCAGCCCCATCCGCAGCAGCACGCCTGTGAGGATCAGAAACCCGTACAGGGAGGGTACGATCTGGAACATACAGACCTGCATGCCCGTCCGGATGGCTTCTGCCGCCGCTGCTCCATGCCGCAGCAGTGCCCAGCCGGCAATGCACAGTCCCGTCAGCAAGCAAAGATTGTGTGTGGATTGTCGCATAAGCCCCTCCTTTCCGGGGATTTTCCCACTGGTACAGCCTATGGCTGGCAGGGCATTTTTATGTCCCCGGGGACATATACTTGCCTGAGGTGATGAGCATGGGCAAACGAGGGTTGGAACGAGCCATGGACTTTTGCAGCCTGAGCACCACGCTGCACATTGTGGAGAACCGGGATGTACTGGTGGAAAACTGCCGCCGGATCCTGGAGTTGAATGATGTGCTGGTGCGGCTTCGGACGGGAAGACTGTCCATACAGATCTGGGGGCAGGGACTGACGGTTACGGATCTGAATGCCGGAGGCGTCCGGGTCAGCGGGGAGATCCGGAACGTGGAGCTGACTCCGGTGGGTGCCTGAAATGCTGGGGGCAAGGGTATCCATCCGGGTGGAGGGGGCGAACCTGTCCGGATTCATGCAGGGGCTCCGGGAGAATGGGGTGATCTGTGCAGATCAGCGCTGCCGGGAGGGGGCGTTTTCTGCGGCCCTGCCTGCGGGACATCTGAAAAAAGCCCGACTCCTGGCGCAGGAACACAAGGTGCAGCTGACGGTGACGGAACGGCGGGGGCTGCGGTTTTCCTTTTACCGGATCAAGTTCCGGTATGGGGCAGTGCTTGGAGTTCTGGGGATCCTGCTGGTGTTTTTCTGGGTGTCCAATCTCATCGTAAAGGTGGAAGTGACGGGAAATGCAGCCGTGCCGGAGGCACAGATTCGTCGGGTGCTGGAGGAGATCGGCATCGACCAGGGGGCATGGATCCCGGGCATCGATTTCCGCATGTGCGAAACAAAGCTGCGGCTTGCCATTCCGGAGCTTCGCTGGGCAGGCATCCGGCACACCGGGGGGAGAGTTGTGGTGGATGTGGCGGAAGCCACCCCCCAGCCCGGCATGCTGCATGACCGGGTGCCCTGCAATTATGTTGCCACCCGGGATGCCTGCATTCAGTCCATTATGCCTGCCTGCGGCATGGTGCTGCGGCAGGTGGGGGATGGGGTGAAGGCTGGGGATGTGCTCATCAGCGGCGTACTGGAGGAGGAAACGGGGGCAGTCAGCTACTTCCACGCCTCCGGCTCTGTGACCGGGGTGTATCAGGAAACCATGACCTTTGCCCAGCCCCTGGCGGAGGAACTGCGGATCCCGGAGGAGCCGGTGCGCCGCCGGGTGCTGTCCCTGTTCGGTCAGCGGATCCCGCTGTACTTCGGGGAGGTGCAGCTGCCCATGTATGAGTATGCCGAAAGTGAGACCCGGTTTTCCATGCTGGGGCGGGAGATTCCCATGGGGATCCTGCATTGCACCTACATCCCCTATGGCTACCGGATCTGCGCATACGAACGGCAGGAGGCGGAGGCGCTGCTGCGGGAGAAATGCACCCAGTATGAGCAGAATTTTCACGGCTCCGATGAGATCCAGGACAAAACCCTGGAATTCCGGCAGGAGGATTCGGTGATTTATTGTGATGTTCGCTATGTAATATGCGGAGAAATCGGAACAATCCGTGAAATTTTCATAAAATAATTGAATGCTCCTTTAAAATTTCTGAAAAATATGATATACTGAATTAAGATGCGTGAACTGCGTCCACAGACTGCTGTTGGATGCGGAAAGGAGAGAGAGACGCTTCGGGCGTTGGAAAAAGTATATGACGGAAAAAATCATCCAAGTAGATACCATGGATCAGATCCTGACGATTTTCGGGGATTTTGACAAGACCCGGCACGCCATCGAGGAAAAGTACCATGTAACGCTGCTGAACCGGGGTACGGTCATCAAGGTTACTGGTGAGGAACAGGCGGCGCAGGGGGCTGCGCAGGCCATTGAAGCCATGCTACGGCTGACTCCCCAGGGAGAAAATGTGGGGGAGCAGACCATCCGCTATGTGACCAACATGGTGGCGGAGGGTGCCATGCAGGATCTCAAGGAGCTGGCGGCGGATGCGGTGGCAGTTACCATATCCGGCAAGCCCGTCCGGGCACGGACTGTGGGACAGAAAAAGTATGTGGAAGCCATCCAGGACAACACCATCGTACTGGGCATCGGCCCGGCAGGCACCGGCAAGACCTATCTTGCGGTGGCAATGGCGGTGAAGGCATTCCGTGCCCATGCCGTCAGCCGTATCGTGCTGACCCGTCCGGCGGTGGAGGCTGGTGAAAAGCTGGGCTTTCTGCCGGGGGATATGCAGGATAAGGTGGATCCCTACCTGCGGCCCCTGTACGATGCACTGTATGAAATGCTGGGTGCGGAAAGCGTACAGCGGAACATGGAAAAGGGAAGCATTGAGGTTGCCCCTCTTGCCTATATGCGGGGACGCACCCTGGACGAGGCATTCATCATTCTGGATGAAGCCCAGAATACCACACCGGAGCAGATCAAAATGTTCCTGACCCGGCTTGGAAATTCCAGCAAGATGGTCATCACCGGGGACATCACCCAGATCGACCTGCCCGATGCGAAACGTTCCGGATTGGTGGAGGCGATGAAGGTACTGCGGAATGTGGATGACATTGCCATTCATCAGTTCCAGGAACGGGATGTGGTACGGCACAAACTGGTGCAGGATATTATCGCTGCCTACGAGAAATATCAGAATGAAAGGAGAAAAGGCAAAAATGGCTAAGCTCAAGGTATATGTAAAAAACAATCAATCGGATGTAAAGGTGCCGGTGGGGATCCGTCTGCTGATCCGCCGCTGCTGTCAGGCTGTGCTGGCTACGGAGCATTTTGACCGGGACGCAGAGGTGAGCGTTTCCTTTGTCAGCAATCAGGAGATCCGTAATCTCAACAAGATCTATCGGAATAAGGACAGCGTGACGGACGTGCTTTCCTTCCCCCTGCTGTCCGACGGCAAGGCGGATGTAAACCAGGAAACCGGCTATGTACTGCTTGGGGATGTGGTGATCTCTCTGGAAACTGCCTTCAAGCAGGCGCATAATTTCGGTCATTCCCTGGAACGTGAGGTGGGCTTTCTGACCGTACATTCCATGCTGCATCTGCTGGGCTACGATCATGAAACCAGTCCCCTGGACGAGCGGAAGATGCGGGAGAAGGAAGAAGCCGTGCTGGAAAAGCTGGGCATTGCCCGGGATATCAGCTTTGTAACGGAGGACTAAGACGATTCTATGCCGAAAAGTGCTTTTGTAACCATTGCGGGCAGAACGAACGCAGGAAAATCCTCTTTGCTCAATGCCCTGGTGGGGGAGAAGATCGCCTCTGTCAGCAACAAGCCCCAGACCACCCGTACCCGGATCACCGGCATCAAGACCATCGGGGATACACAGCTGGTGTTTATGGATACGCCGGGTCTGCATAAGCCGAAAAACAAGCTCAGTGAGCATATGCTCAACACGGTCACTGAATCGGTGGTGGATATTGATCTGCTGCTGTTCATGATGGATTGTACCCGGCAGATGACCCCCCAGGAGGAGGCAATGCTGCTGGACTGCAAGCGCAGGAAGCGTCCGGTGATCGTAATCCTCAACAAGATCGACCTGCTGGAGGACAAGACCCGGCTTGCAGGTATGATGGTGGGGATCCAGAGCAGGTTTGACCCGGCCAGCATCATTCCCATCAGCGTGACGGAGCAGGACGGGGTGGATCTGGTGGAGCAGGAGGTCCTGTCCCACGCCAAGGAAAGCCCCCACTTCTTCCCGGATGAAATGTTCACCGATCAGCCGGAAAAGGTGATCGCAGCGGAAATGGTCCGGGAGCAACTGCTGCGGATGCTGGACGATGAGGTGCCTCACGGCATTGCCGTTATGACGGAATCCATGACCGAACGGGAGGAGCAGGATATTCTGGATATCTCCGTGGTGATCTACTGTGAGCGGGAAAGCCATAAGGGTATCGTCATCGGGAAAAAGGGCGCTATGCTCAAGCGTGTGGCATCTGCCGCCCGGACAAGCCTGGAGGACTTTTTCCGCATTAAAGTAAATCTGCAATGCTGGGTGAAGGTGAAGGAGGACTGGCGGAACCGGGAGGGACTGATCCGCTCCTTTGGTCTGACGGAGGATTGATCCGCTGGTACGGATTTCAACCCATAATTGCCGCTCATCCGGATACACTGTTACCGAGAGGAAGTGATCCGTATGGACAATTGGGAGATATTCGCCAAAAGCGGCAGTGTAGAGGATTATCTGCGGTATCGGGGACTGCGTGCAGTCCGGAGCCGCCCGGCAGGGAGTGACAAGAAGCATGCTGACCACAGTGACGGGGATCGTCATCCGGGAACGGAGCGTGGGGGAACAGGACAAGTTTATTGATCTGCTCACCGCAGACCAGGGGGTGCTGGAGGTATCCGTCCGGGGGGCGAAGAAAATCACCAGCCGGCACGGTGCCGCATCCCAGCTGTACGCCTATGGGCAGTATTGTCTGGACAGCCGCCGGGATCGGTATTATCTGAACAGCGCCCAGGTGGAGCGGATTTTCTACGACCTGCGACAGGATCTGACCCGGCTGAGTCTTGCCACCTATTTTTCGGAGCTGATCGGCTTTGCGGTGGGGGCGGAGCATGCAAAATCCGATATTCTGCGTCTGCTGCTCAATACCCTCCATTACCTGGAGGAGGGCAGCCGGCCTGTCCCCCTGCTGAAGGCGCTGTTTGAGCTGCGGTTTCTGACAGAGTTGGGCATGATGCCGGATATTGTATGCTGTGACGTGTGCGGCGAGTATGCACCAGCGCAGCTGATTTTTCGCTTACAGGCTGGAAATTTCATCTGTGCCCACTGTGCCGGAGAGATTGCTCCGGATCGGGAACAGATGCCCGTGA from the Ruminococcus champanellensis 18P13 = JCM 17042 genome contains:
- a CDS encoding site-specific integrase, with amino-acid sequence MVAGHLREKNGYYHIVLNYVDEYGKRHTPSKSTGLPVKGNKKRAEKMLIEARSAKEAELEARALERSTGKVSTDSILFTTFLLDWLEMIKKNVEETTYGAYSMGIKSKIIPYFEEHHPGLLLREIKPKHIQDYYTYELTVRGVSANTVIHRHANIRKALQHAFKLGLIDTNPADRIERPKKEKFVGSAYEEDELNRLFEVVKGDPIELGVILGAFYGLRRSEAVGLKWDAIDFKKKTITIRHTVTQATIDGKSKIIQKDRTKTKASYRSLPLVPPFEELLYRLKAEQELNRKLCGRSYCRQYTDYIYVNEIGELVKPGYITQHFPLVLEKNGMRKIRFHDLRHSCASLLYANGVSLKEIQEWLGHSDISTTSNIYTHLNFSSKVASANAILGVYPSK
- a CDS encoding YabP/YqfC family sporulation protein; translation: MMSMGKRGLERAMDFCSLSTTLHIVENRDVLVENCRRILELNDVLVRLRTGRLSIQIWGQGLTVTDLNAGGVRVSGEIRNVELTPVGA
- a CDS encoding sporulation protein YqfD, which translates into the protein MLGARVSIRVEGANLSGFMQGLRENGVICADQRCREGAFSAALPAGHLKKARLLAQEHKVQLTVTERRGLRFSFYRIKFRYGAVLGVLGILLVFFWVSNLIVKVEVTGNAAVPEAQIRRVLEEIGIDQGAWIPGIDFRMCETKLRLAIPELRWAGIRHTGGRVVVDVAEATPQPGMLHDRVPCNYVATRDACIQSIMPACGMVLRQVGDGVKAGDVLISGVLEEETGAVSYFHASGSVTGVYQETMTFAQPLAEELRIPEEPVRRRVLSLFGQRIPLYFGEVQLPMYEYAESETRFSMLGREIPMGILHCTYIPYGYRICAYERQEAEALLREKCTQYEQNFHGSDEIQDKTLEFRQEDSVIYCDVRYVICGEIGTIREIFIK
- a CDS encoding PhoH family protein gives rise to the protein MTEKIIQVDTMDQILTIFGDFDKTRHAIEEKYHVTLLNRGTVIKVTGEEQAAQGAAQAIEAMLRLTPQGENVGEQTIRYVTNMVAEGAMQDLKELAADAVAVTISGKPVRARTVGQKKYVEAIQDNTIVLGIGPAGTGKTYLAVAMAVKAFRAHAVSRIVLTRPAVEAGEKLGFLPGDMQDKVDPYLRPLYDALYEMLGAESVQRNMEKGSIEVAPLAYMRGRTLDEAFIILDEAQNTTPEQIKMFLTRLGNSSKMVITGDITQIDLPDAKRSGLVEAMKVLRNVDDIAIHQFQERDVVRHKLVQDIIAAYEKYQNERRKGKNG
- the ybeY gene encoding rRNA maturation RNase YbeY; this encodes MAKLKVYVKNNQSDVKVPVGIRLLIRRCCQAVLATEHFDRDAEVSVSFVSNQEIRNLNKIYRNKDSVTDVLSFPLLSDGKADVNQETGYVLLGDVVISLETAFKQAHNFGHSLEREVGFLTVHSMLHLLGYDHETSPLDERKMREKEEAVLEKLGIARDISFVTED
- the era gene encoding GTPase Era, with the translated sequence MPKSAFVTIAGRTNAGKSSLLNALVGEKIASVSNKPQTTRTRITGIKTIGDTQLVFMDTPGLHKPKNKLSEHMLNTVTESVVDIDLLLFMMDCTRQMTPQEEAMLLDCKRRKRPVIVILNKIDLLEDKTRLAGMMVGIQSRFDPASIIPISVTEQDGVDLVEQEVLSHAKESPHFFPDEMFTDQPEKVIAAEMVREQLLRMLDDEVPHGIAVMTESMTEREEQDILDISVVIYCERESHKGIVIGKKGAMLKRVASAARTSLEDFFRIKVNLQCWVKVKEDWRNREGLIRSFGLTED
- the recO gene encoding DNA repair protein RecO — translated: MLTTVTGIVIRERSVGEQDKFIDLLTADQGVLEVSVRGAKKITSRHGAASQLYAYGQYCLDSRRDRYYLNSAQVERIFYDLRQDLTRLSLATYFSELIGFAVGAEHAKSDILRLLLNTLHYLEEGSRPVPLLKALFELRFLTELGMMPDIVCCDVCGEYAPAQLIFRLQAGNFICAHCAGEIAPDREQMPVSGSVLQAVRHIVLSDFDRLFHFRLGEGTASALSVLAERYTILHLERQFRTLDFYKSLENLP